Proteins co-encoded in one Hyla sarda isolate aHylSar1 chromosome 4, aHylSar1.hap1, whole genome shotgun sequence genomic window:
- the GRPEL2 gene encoding grpE protein homolog 2, mitochondrial codes for MAGLRLRAADQLRTLLSHGARNSRCSASAYSTAPQQRSTGDKTPKVESTDEKTYSVLSLEKKALKLEEQVQDLTLRYQKAVTDAETVRKRTQKFVQDAKLFGIQSFCRDLVEIADILEHAVNEAEKQGKKDLSEILSSVESKLQSIFTKNGLHKMTPMGGDYDPYDHEIVCHVPAEGRRPGSVATIQQDGYKLHGRTIRHAHVGIAVETQES; via the exons ATGGCTGGACTGAGGCTGAGGGCTGCTGACCAGCTGCGGACACTACTATCTCACGGGGCCCGGAACAGCAG ATGTTCAGCGAGTGCCTATAGTACCGCTCCTCAACAGAGAAGCACCGGGGACAAGACTCCTAAAGTGGAAAGTACCGATGAAAAGACTTATTCTGTCTTATCCCTGGAGAAGAAGGCTCTGAAGCTTGAGGAGCAAGTTCAGGATTTAAca ttGCGTTACCAAAAAGCTGTAACAGACGCTGAGACTGTTAGGAAAAGAACCCAGAAGtttgtacaggatgcaaaactctTTG GGATCCAAAGCTTCTGCCGGGACTTGGTGGAGATAGCAGATATCTTAGAACATGCAGTGAATGAAGCGGAGAAGCAGGGGAAGAAGGATCTGTCAGAAATCTTAAGTTCAGTTGAATCAAAGCTGCAaagcattttcacaaaaaatggacTACATAAAATGACCCCCATGGGAGGAGACTATGACCCTTACGACCATGAAATAGTCTGTCATGTGCCAGCAGAGGGAAGAAGGCCCGGGAGTGTTGCCACCATACAGCAAGATGGATACAAACTACACGGTAGAACCATACGTCATGCTCATGTTGGGATTGCGGTGGAGACACAAGAGTCATAA